The Paenibacillus uliginis N3/975 genome has a window encoding:
- a CDS encoding hemolysin family protein: MSDPLPSWLGISLILFLVLLNGFFVSAELAFVKVRGSRIDALVEERKKNAKIAQRILRNLDAYLSACQLGITTSSLLLGWIGERSIASMIAPWFQVLGLGDTVLHVVSIVIAFAFIAVMHIVLGELAPKTVAVRKAETIIMLSARPMDIFYKISYPVIWLVNNLSNGLLRLFRMTPVVERGTAHTEEELRDLMKESSEIGLINDTELTLVDNIFEFADTTAREIMIPRTDMICLYSNLSMQENLEIAHEGMRTRYPICDEDKDHIIGFIHIKDLMRGYVRDQISLIRPIIAVPESMKISELLKRMQRSKTQIAILIDEYGGTSGLVTLEDIMEEIVGEIQDEFDEERQGIEIVSEDEYSIDGLMLINEINGHFGLDVDTEDYDTIGGWLSSRLEVILPHKGQSYSYGEYLFVVEETENKRISRITLLKQQVIQEEAGA; encoded by the coding sequence TTGAGTGACCCTTTACCGAGTTGGTTGGGAATATCCTTGATATTGTTTTTAGTATTACTAAATGGTTTTTTTGTATCGGCTGAGCTGGCTTTCGTAAAGGTCAGAGGCAGCCGGATTGATGCACTTGTTGAAGAAAGAAAGAAGAACGCAAAAATAGCCCAGCGGATTTTGCGCAACCTGGACGCTTACTTGTCCGCTTGCCAGCTCGGCATTACGACTTCATCGCTTCTACTTGGATGGATCGGAGAACGTTCTATTGCGTCCATGATAGCTCCATGGTTTCAAGTATTAGGACTTGGAGACACAGTGCTACATGTGGTGTCTATTGTGATTGCATTTGCGTTTATCGCAGTGATGCATATCGTATTAGGCGAACTCGCACCCAAAACAGTTGCTGTCCGCAAGGCGGAAACGATAATCATGTTGTCAGCAAGACCGATGGACATCTTCTATAAAATATCGTATCCGGTTATTTGGTTAGTTAACAATTTATCGAACGGTCTTCTGCGCTTGTTCCGGATGACACCTGTCGTTGAACGGGGAACGGCTCACACAGAGGAAGAACTGCGTGATCTGATGAAGGAAAGCAGTGAGATTGGTCTGATCAATGATACGGAACTGACCTTGGTAGATAATATTTTTGAATTTGCGGATACAACAGCAAGAGAGATCATGATTCCTCGTACGGATATGATCTGTTTATACAGCAATCTGTCCATGCAGGAAAATCTCGAGATCGCCCATGAGGGAATGAGGACCCGTTACCCGATCTGCGATGAGGATAAGGACCATATTATTGGATTTATTCATATTAAGGATTTAATGCGGGGATATGTCCGGGACCAGATTTCACTTATTCGCCCGATCATCGCGGTTCCTGAATCGATGAAGATTAGTGAACTGCTGAAGCGTATGCAACGGAGCAAAACGCAAATTGCGATTCTGATCGATGAATACGGTGGTACGTCCGGCCTTGTTACTCTGGAGGACATCATGGAAGAAATTGTTGGTGAAATTCAGGATGAGTTTGATGAGGAGCGGCAGGGAATTGAAATCGTGTCTGAGGATGAGTATTCTATTGATGGGTTGATGTTGATCAACGAAATTAATGGCCATTTTGGTCTGGATGTGGATACAGAGGATTATGATACGATTGGTGGTTGGTTGTCTTCCCGACTGGAGGTCATCCTTCCGCATAAAGGTCAGTCATATTCTTACGGCGAATATTTATTCGTTGTGGAAGAGACGGAAAATAAACGAATATCCCGCATTACTTTGCTGAAACAGCAGGTGATACAGGAGGAGGCCGGCGCATAA
- a CDS encoding DUF4367 domain-containing protein, whose protein sequence is MNNEKYDDWFNEVFDEAFERAASHSSTPDHDTKRESWLQVKQQLESKSRRKQRRRRFQMAGIIAASMAIGAILFSPPTITQAVSPIYQQIKEWGDGIVTIISGKDDSVTDTVPKTSPPPGRSGEIYENLGEEVLWSSSAEDNNLTLEEVKSRLTFTYSDFEYIPQGYKFHDVLVAPINEEASINDIAIQYVSESGKILNISYINIINGPVSVSTLSSPSSESFQLNSGTEALYTKGIASSIQFTHNGVMIRIVGEMSKEELLRMANSLP, encoded by the coding sequence ATGAACAACGAAAAATATGATGATTGGTTTAACGAAGTTTTTGATGAGGCTTTTGAGCGTGCTGCTTCTCATTCCTCTACTCCTGATCATGACACCAAACGGGAATCTTGGCTACAGGTCAAGCAGCAGCTTGAGAGTAAATCTAGACGTAAACAACGCCGACGCAGATTTCAAATGGCAGGGATTATTGCCGCTTCTATGGCTATTGGAGCAATTTTATTTTCTCCGCCAACGATTACTCAGGCCGTATCACCAATTTATCAGCAAATCAAGGAATGGGGTGACGGTATCGTAACGATTATATCTGGTAAGGATGATTCGGTAACAGATACCGTGCCAAAGACGAGTCCACCACCTGGAAGGTCAGGAGAAATATACGAAAATTTAGGCGAAGAGGTTTTGTGGAGCAGTTCTGCGGAAGACAATAATTTGACATTAGAAGAAGTTAAGTCAAGGTTAACGTTTACGTACTCGGATTTCGAGTACATTCCTCAAGGATATAAGTTCCATGATGTACTTGTGGCTCCGATAAACGAAGAAGCATCGATTAATGACATTGCTATTCAATATGTGTCCGAGAGCGGCAAGATTCTGAACATTTCATATATCAATATAATTAACGGTCCCGTCTCAGTCAGCACCCTCAGCTCACCATCTTCTGAGAGTTTTCAGCTTAATTCAGGAACAGAAGCCTTATACACAAAAGGCATCGCCAGTTCTATACAATTTACACACAATGGTGTAATGATTCGAATCGTTGGTGAAATGAGCAAGGAAGAGCTGCTAAGAATGGCTAACAGCTTACCATAA
- a CDS encoding aminopeptidase, with product MSDFKLSLDKYAELTVKVGVNVQKGQTLVVHAPVESAEFIRLIAAKAYEAGARLVKVLWNDEALTRLQYEKASDDVFTEKPKWFVGEIVELVENGAAVLHVLAENPDLLNGIDPERIANFYKTRGEAMKQYRAYQQADKFSWCLIAVPSPAWAAKVFPDVPEAEQMDKLWNAIFHTVRVDQENPVEAWNRHLNVLEEKSAVLNAKKYKALHYIAPGTDLTIELPKGHIWAQGDSINEQGHAFVANMPTEEVFTAPLKTGVNGTVSSTKPLSYAGNIVDNFSLTFENGRVVSFTAEQGYETLERLLNMDEGARYLGEVALVPHQSPISESNILYYNTLFDENASNHLAIGSAYAFCLEGGKEMSQDDLVKHGLNTSVTHVDFMIGSGDMDINGITEDGKEEPVFRNGNWAF from the coding sequence ATGTCCGACTTTAAATTATCCCTGGACAAGTATGCGGAACTGACTGTCAAAGTAGGAGTCAATGTACAAAAAGGGCAGACTTTAGTTGTCCATGCACCTGTAGAATCCGCTGAATTTATCCGCTTAATCGCCGCAAAGGCTTATGAAGCGGGTGCCCGCCTGGTCAAAGTGCTCTGGAATGATGAAGCCTTAACCCGGCTTCAATATGAGAAAGCATCTGATGACGTGTTTACGGAAAAACCAAAATGGTTTGTCGGTGAAATCGTTGAGCTTGTTGAGAACGGTGCAGCAGTTCTTCATGTACTTGCCGAGAACCCGGATCTCCTGAACGGTATCGATCCAGAAAGAATTGCGAACTTCTACAAGACACGTGGAGAAGCTATGAAGCAGTATCGTGCCTATCAGCAAGCTGATAAATTCAGTTGGTGCCTAATTGCCGTACCTTCCCCTGCTTGGGCTGCGAAAGTATTCCCAGACGTACCTGAAGCTGAGCAGATGGACAAGCTCTGGAATGCCATTTTCCACACGGTCCGTGTAGATCAAGAGAATCCGGTGGAAGCCTGGAACCGCCATTTGAACGTACTTGAAGAGAAATCGGCAGTCCTGAACGCCAAGAAATATAAGGCTCTGCATTACATAGCTCCAGGCACGGATTTGACCATTGAACTGCCAAAAGGTCATATTTGGGCACAAGGAGACAGCATTAACGAGCAGGGTCACGCCTTTGTTGCGAATATGCCAACAGAGGAAGTATTTACAGCTCCTCTGAAGACAGGCGTTAACGGAACGGTAAGCAGCACCAAACCGCTAAGCTATGCAGGTAATATCGTAGATAATTTCTCACTTACCTTCGAGAACGGACGAGTTGTCAGCTTTACGGCTGAGCAAGGTTATGAAACACTTGAGCGTCTGCTCAATATGGATGAAGGTGCTCGTTATCTCGGCGAAGTCGCTCTTGTTCCACACCAGTCTCCGATTTCAGAGTCGAACATCTTGTATTACAATACACTATTTGATGAGAATGCTTCCAACCACCTGGCAATCGGAAGTGCTTATGCTTTCTGCCTGGAGGGCGGAAAGGAAATGTCTCAGGACGACCTGGTTAAGCATGGACTGAATACAAGTGTAACTCACGTTGATTTCATGATCGGCTCAGGCGACATGGACATTAACGGAATTACCGAGGATGGAAAAGAAGAACCTGTATTCCGTAACGGAAACTGGGCATTTTAA
- a CDS encoding aminopeptidase — translation MLTFEQKLERYAELAVKVGANVQPDQILVVNAMIEAAELVRLVVKKAYEAGAKLVKVNYSDEVVNRIRYDLAPGESFLEPPKYQAEEMTELAENGAAFMTILSANPDLMKGVNPERISNYQRTFGAAMAKYRQYQQADKMSWTGLAFASPDWAAKVFPDAPQDQQVDMLWDAIFQAVRADQEDPIAAWEKHIDTLQHKSDELNSKKYHKLHFVSEGTDLTVELPEGHIWAQAGSHNEKGDRFVANIPTEEVFTAPLKTGVNGTVRSTKPLSYGGNIIDNFSITFKDGRIVEYSAEEGQDTLARLIEMDEGSHYLGEVALVPYASPISESGILYYTTLFDENASCHLAIGSAYAFNLEGGKTMTADQLASSGLNASITHVDFMMGSKELNITGITHDGQEEPIFINGNWA, via the coding sequence ATGCTTACTTTTGAACAAAAACTGGAGCGTTACGCTGAACTGGCCGTTAAGGTTGGAGCGAATGTTCAACCAGATCAAATTCTTGTCGTTAACGCGATGATTGAAGCCGCTGAACTCGTTCGTCTCGTCGTAAAAAAAGCGTACGAAGCTGGTGCCAAGCTGGTCAAAGTCAATTACAGTGACGAAGTGGTAAACCGGATCCGTTACGATCTGGCTCCGGGCGAATCTTTCTTGGAGCCGCCGAAGTACCAGGCTGAGGAAATGACAGAGCTAGCGGAGAACGGTGCTGCCTTCATGACCATTCTTTCGGCAAATCCGGATCTCATGAAAGGTGTAAATCCAGAACGCATCTCCAATTACCAACGAACCTTTGGTGCTGCGATGGCCAAATACCGGCAATATCAACAGGCGGACAAGATGAGCTGGACCGGACTTGCTTTTGCATCACCAGATTGGGCAGCAAAGGTCTTCCCCGATGCTCCGCAGGATCAACAAGTCGACATGCTGTGGGATGCTATTTTCCAAGCGGTTCGTGCGGACCAGGAAGACCCGATTGCTGCATGGGAGAAACATATCGATACATTGCAGCATAAATCGGATGAGCTCAACAGCAAGAAGTACCACAAGCTTCATTTCGTATCCGAAGGCACAGACTTGACAGTTGAGCTACCCGAAGGACATATTTGGGCCCAAGCGGGAAGTCACAATGAAAAAGGCGATCGTTTTGTAGCGAACATTCCGACAGAAGAAGTATTCACAGCTCCTCTAAAAACCGGAGTTAACGGGACCGTACGCAGCACGAAGCCACTAAGTTATGGCGGAAACATTATCGACAACTTCTCAATTACGTTTAAAGATGGACGGATTGTAGAATATTCAGCTGAAGAAGGCCAAGATACGCTTGCCCGTCTCATTGAAATGGATGAAGGATCACATTATTTGGGCGAGGTTGCTCTGGTTCCTTATGCGTCACCTATTTCGGAGAGCGGGATTTTGTACTACACAACCTTGTTTGACGAGAACGCCTCCTGCCACTTGGCCATCGGTAGCGCATATGCTTTCAACCTTGAAGGCGGAAAAACGATGACTGCCGATCAGCTTGCCTCAAGCGGACTGAATGCAAGCATAACTCACGTTGACTTCATGATGGGTTCCAAAGAATTGAACATTACAGGCATTACCCATGATGGTCAGGAAGAACCGATCTTTATTAACGGAAACTGGGCTTAA
- a CDS encoding RNA polymerase sigma factor → MSNRLQLLLAADFNEISEPMQEEVYYEFYDLVYGQIMYVLRDHAAVEDIIQESFIKVITSKPVFDNINKLKAWLRVVSKNTTMNYLRKNKKYRNQVDVDRVFISEEELVASSTNVEHQVESKMMEESIKKYLEQLKPEYRLLIEYRWKHGLTYKEIAELLNTREDIVKQRLFRARESVKKMLYREWGVMDEQRKI, encoded by the coding sequence GTGTCTAACCGATTGCAATTACTCCTCGCAGCAGATTTCAATGAAATAAGTGAACCTATGCAGGAAGAGGTTTATTATGAATTTTATGATTTGGTCTACGGACAGATTATGTATGTGCTCCGGGACCACGCTGCTGTTGAGGACATTATTCAAGAATCATTCATTAAAGTAATAACAAGCAAGCCGGTTTTTGATAATATAAACAAATTAAAAGCTTGGTTACGAGTGGTTTCTAAAAATACAACAATGAATTATTTAAGAAAAAATAAAAAATACCGTAACCAAGTCGATGTTGACCGTGTTTTTATAAGTGAAGAGGAATTGGTTGCTTCTTCCACTAATGTTGAACATCAGGTAGAGTCCAAAATGATGGAAGAATCCATTAAGAAATATCTAGAGCAGTTGAAGCCCGAATATCGGCTGCTCATCGAGTACCGCTGGAAGCACGGATTAACCTATAAGGAAATCGCCGAGCTGCTGAATACCCGGGAAGACATTGTGAAGCAGCGTCTATTCCGAGCCAGGGAATCTGTTAAGAAAATGCTATATAGGGAGTGGGGTGTTATGGATGAACAACGAAAAATATGA